From the Trifolium pratense cultivar HEN17-A07 linkage group LG4, ARS_RC_1.1, whole genome shotgun sequence genome, the window AAGTGGTGACTATTCAAGGAGTAGGGATCTTGTTGAGACATGCCTAGAGGTATGGTTTTCTCCCTTTGGTCTCACTGTTACTTGGTTATCTAGAGAAATATCAAAACTGAACCTTCCACCCCTCTTAAGTTTTTAACATCCTAGTCCTACACTTCATCCCCTTTTTAACTATAGTAGTTTAAtgatttcatcaatttttttatttttttttggtagaaaaaatCACATCTTTGTGTTTTCTTCCATTGTTTTACATAATGTTCCCTAAATCTATGACTGGGAAACTGGGTGTGTTTACTTTCtaacaatattttcaatttttactttATATGTCGGTGGATGGATGACATTTGGTTATggattttcctttttaattgtGTTGGTTTGAAAATGATAGCTAactagaaagaaaagaaaaatctaaatgttttgaaattttattcttcagaatttccaaaattattcaatttatttttaaaatgcacTTCCAAAAACTTTCATAATGTCTTCTCTAATAAACGACCCCAAGTTGTATAAGGTGTCCCTAGCACAGATTTGTGAACCTTAAATTTTAGTGTGTAACTAGTTGACGTCTCTATCCTGCCTGTATCTTCAAAAACATCATATTTTGAAAAGGTATTCGACTTCTGTAAATGCATTTTCTGTACATATTACTTTAACACTGTACATATTACTTTAACAGTTTGTAGGAATAAGATAAgattttgtaaattttgttgtttattacTAGGAGTTAGGACTCTTCTCACTTGGTATCTCTactaatcaaaatttaatgaatAACCTTGAACATTTCCATTAGTGTTCGACACTGGTTTGAACTCTCTGAAATATGGTAGCTTACCACAAGAATCATGTGCATCACTTTTatcctcttttctttttcatatacTAGAGTCTTTTGCTCACtgtttatttgaaatttatagaGGAAAAATGACAGAGATCCATaaattttggatattttttatACTCTTTCAAAATTCAACAATTAATTCCAAGTGAGGAGGAAGTACATGATCAAATTTTTCATTCCAATCCAAACCTATTCATTAACACCAGTACAACACAGACACAGTATCATTTAATATCACATTGTTACATTTCTTCTTCTGCAGATTGCACCCGACTGGAGGCAGGCATTGACACTTAAGGAGGCGACTGAGGAGCGAATAAAAAAAGGTTCTCTTCGATTATTGATGTTTCCTAAAGCATTTTCTCTCTTATCATGTTGAGACCAATAGGAAGGGACTTGAGTTGGGCTCTAAATAACACTAACATTGTTTCTATTCCTCCATTGTAGATGGTCTCATTGGGATAGGCATTGCTGCAACTGCTGCTGCAACTGCTGTTGGACTGATTGCAGGTGGGATTGCGGCAGCCGTTTCTCGTAAAAGGTGATAGAATCCTTTCTATTAAGCATATGATCGCAGATGACATGTAAGAACAAACAGTATGATACTGTGAATTTGCTGCATCTTACTGCTTTTAAAGGAGGGAACAAACAATGATGTGTACAAAGTGGTGGAGATAATATCCAAGTACTAGCTAGACTAGATAAGAGATATGTTGTGTGTttcatgttttaaaaaattctgTATTTGtcttctttgttgttgttgtctcCATCTTTCTTACGATGCAATCCTTTTTTGACCAAATGCGAATACTTGCATTGAATCTTTGATATATGTTTGCATACAAAAGGAATAATATTGTTCAATTAGCAGAGAAAGAAATTCctaatttttcaaaatcatAGTTTTGAAGGAAACTTTTCACCTGGAGAAAAATTATGATACCAAGATTTAGGCACTTCCTTTAGGGGCTTCCTTGTAGCTTACAAGAAtcgacaacaaaaaaaaaaggaataaattGGATAATTAAACGAAGGGGACCTTTCGTAGCACCTCAAAGTACATTAGCCAATATAAAGCATGTAGGAAATTATTGTAGAATTACATCAACCTAATCCCTTggattaataatattttaaaatgatctCTCAAATTGTGAAATGTGTAATAAAATGTGTCTCTCTATTGGTATTTATATGTACTATAATGACATTAAGCTTATAATTTCAAATGCAATTAAAAGTACATGAATTATGTAAGATACATTTGATAACAACTTCAGAAAGAGAGACGAATTTGATTAATGTTTTATGATTTTAGggattattttgaaatattgatgatGTTGAGTAAGTTGATATGATTCTACAATTTAAGGGAGTATTTAGTATTTACTCAAATGCGTTTGTGGAGAAAGAGAGACGAATTTGATTAATTCGTTTGTGTTGTGTACATAGCATTAAGAATtgctcaaataaaataaaatcctacATTATCTATTTATACCATTATAAAATGTGGACGATTTTCTTTCCTAAAAAAAACATCTCATATGTTTCCTTTTCTCTTATCGTTTTtgtaagaatttaatttatatgcaccgtcggtgtaaagttattttgcacatgcatccaataatataccgacacatcatgtatggtaattaaaaacacatgatgtgtcacattcattaaatgatgtggcaacgtgttattggatgcatgtgtaaaaaaatgttacactgacggtgtacagcaattaaactctttttgtAATTAAATGCATATATTCGTCACTCATTTTTAAATTCGTACAATAAGATATGATTGACTATTAATATTAGTAAATGTGTTGacacgtaatttttttttgcaatgatGTTGACACGTAATTTTGTTCGGGCAAATTCTGTATTTTTTAAGTATATAGTATAAAAAACAGTAACATAAGAATAATGAGTTGGACATATTTTAAtcctttatttacttttttcttattttcgtTCAGTTTTTCTTCAAATATCTTCCATAAAGAACGATGTATAGAAGCACTTATTTTAACACcctttaaatgaaaataataaatcaataccAATCTTGCATCATAGAAAAAAAATGCACTGACCTTAAAATCCATTATAATCATATCATATCTAGATAATGATAAGTCATCAGACACAATGTCCTTGACGAATCAGACGTACCACTACAGTACAATAATCTTTCAGACTACTCAATTAACTTAAAAGATTCGTAAAACAacggagaaaaagaaaaggaggcttgataatattgataataacctttctttgtttttgttgttttcttgatAATACTTTATTTGTACGTGTTTAAGAAGTTTTCATCACCTTAAAAGAATGATTTTCTTAAGACAttcttaaataagtttttgacATTTACAATTGTCTTTTACACAGTTTCATATTATACAATTGTTGAATAATCAACTCATTATCAATGTTGTCGAACACACAATTCAGTTATGAATGACAGTAAAATATTAATGATTCTCAATATAATGTAGGAGACAATGGGTTGAATAATCAATTCATTATCATGGATTTTAAATACATTTCTCTTTATATTTTGTTGAGAATATAAGCACCGATAGTATAttacttaaaatttaaaacaagcataacaaataaattatgaaaTCTATACCTAAAGTTGTGTGTATTAGTATATTAGTATTTCCTAAGATATTTATCACTTGTTTGCTATAGCCTAGAGGATAATTGTTTTTAGCATGCTACTAACATGACCTATGTTCTATACGGCTATACCTTTTAAGagacttttaattttaattctaagatttgatataaataataataatattatattatattatgacACCACTTgcacacaaaataaaatttcacaaTAGCAAGTTTTGTCACAGAATGAAAGTGAGAGGTTTCAATGTGGAAAAAAGTGAATTATAGGTTGGAACTTAGAAGTATTGAAATGGTTCATACTAAGTGCACCCTTGAAATCCAGAGGGTTCACTTGCATCCCTTGAGATGAGAGTAACCTTACATAGCCCTCCTTCAGCTAGAAGGGGAGCGGAAGCGTATTCTAGTCGAAATAGTCCACTTCGTTGCTCATAAATTGGAAGACCCTCGGCAGCCACAAGGTCCAATTTATGATCAAGCACTACGCCTGGTATGGTACGAACTCGAGATAGATGACAAGACCAACCAGGATCAACAGTGGAGTAATTCGCTTAGGGAAAACCCCGAGAAATACAAATCCATTTTTGGCTTTTATAAGTCGGGGCTCCGCCCCCGGGTATGCATATCTATAGCCGTTAACACTCCAATCAAccaaaagaaagagaaataataTTCTCCCAGTTCTTTTTTAAGCGTTTTTAGACTGTGTTAatattaataagatttcatctttaatatattttatcatgctctttatataaaaaaatataaagaaaaaggaATAGATATACatggtattttttatttttttttatttatctaagCTATTGTTGAGaatgtatttttaaaaacacttttttctcttgttttccGTATACTAGAGTCTTTGGTTTACtgtttatttgaaattttgtagaagaaaaaaatgacagATTCACTGTCAATAAATTTTGGATGTTTTTTTAATACTCTCTCTAAATCCAACAATTATTTCCAAGAGATGATGATATCATTCCATTTTTTCTTCTGGAGATTGCACCCGACTGGAGGCAGGTATTGTCACTTAAGGCGTCGATTGATGATCAGACAAAAGGTTCCCATCATCAATTATTTATGTTTCCTCGCGAATTTTATTCCCTTCTAAGTTCTAACATAGTTTCTATTCCTCCATTGTAGGTGGTGTCGTTAACTTGCTAACCATTGTTGGAGTTGTTGCTGGACTGGCTACAGGTCGTATCGCAGAAGCTATGTCTCGTAAAATACTACATATATTATCGCTGATGATATATATGTAAAAGGAAACTTATATGAATGATACTGTGAATTTGCTGCATCTTAAAGGAGAAAACAAACAATTATGTTGTGTGCTTTCatgtttttaaaaaacttttatgTGCTTTTTTGTTGACTCCATCAATTTTTCATATGATGCAACTGTGTTGATCAAATACAAATTCTATTGGTATACCTGCGTTCAATATCTGAGATATGTTAGCATACTTCACCGCGGATGAACTCCTAATATTTGTGCAAGATATTTACATATATTCAGTAAAGAAAGAAATTCCTACGTTTTCAAAACATGTATTGCCGTCATATTTTGTTATAGATACATCTCCGAAGGGGTGCAAAAACTTATCGAATAACATTGGCAATCCACTACATATGTACATTGTTAAAACAGCCTGAAATTTATTCACATAAATGGTTCATGCAGCAGTAGTATTAGAAACTAGATGTTACACATCAATTTCTTCTTTCGGGACAAACTCCACGTCTTTAAATTGCCATGCTAAGGGTGACGATGGTGGAGAATCATGTGATAATGGAGAAGGAGGAGGAGAGTTCCACTGCTTTGGATTGTCCAACCAGACAGAAAAATCGGACATTGGCCGTTCCACTGGTTCTGGGTAGCATCGAGGGGAACCGGGAACCTAAAAccataagaaagaaaaataaggaGAAAACAGAAGATCAAATGATGGATCAAATAATGGTGTTACTTCATCTTAAATCTAGTGGATAATTAAAAGCTTCAACCGAAATTTAGCAACAAATGCAGTTATTTTTATTGTATGGAAAAATGAAATAGCATGCAATAAGAGAATAATGGACATGCCCGGTAGTGCAACTGCAAACAAGTTTTACACTAAATACCAATGAAAATCCAGCATTTTGCGATTATTTTTCAATAGCAGTTACAAAATGGATTTACGTGGTAAAATCACGAGTTTTCATTGGATGTTAATGTAAACAATTGACTAAAAATGAAAATCCAGCATTTTTCCGTTATTTACGTGGCAAAACCATGAAATCTCATTCAATGACTTGTTTGTAATAGTATCACGATTCACGAGTACAATACCTTTATCTGCTCTAGAATAGGTATGCCATCTGCACGGATAAAATGCGGTTAGGAGATTTATCAACATAAAGTAAGAAGCATATAACTTCTGAAGAACACATTACAGCATATAATAATGCACCAAATACTGAAGAAATAGCTAGATAGTTTTACCATCTGGAGGAAGAACAGCCTCAAGATTGAAATTAACCATTGCAGCTTTCTGGGACTCAATGCACTTTGTATGATTGTGTGAGAACATTTCCTCCTTTATATTAATCTCTTCCTTAGGTAAATTCTTTTTCCTAGATGAGGCTTCAGGttgaattgattttttgtttgtgaTATCGTTTAGTGCCTTTCGACCTCCCATCCCTGAACCGCCTTTCTTTCCATTTGTCTTAGAAATCTTTGACTTGACATTCGATACAGCATCTAAATCCCAAGCAAAGAAAAAGGAGAATAGAACACAACCAGATTAATAAGATGAGTACATTAAATACAGTTAGTTTTGTATAAATTTATAAAGTACTTGCGGAGAAAGGAATATCAAAAGGAGTTTTTTTATACGATTGgttataaaaagttattttatttaagaaatttCACAATTTATCTTAAATTTGGATTTGGCCAATTTACCcctacaaaaccagcttgttCGCAACTCTTTATCAACTCATTTTTAGGTTATATTTCATCAAATAGGGAACTCTTAACACACCCTTTGCCCCCAGGACTAGATATCTAGAGCACAACCCGAGTGGTCCGATAGCAGGTGGCCTAATGAATCTTAGATAGGCTCGgataccttctttttttttaaagtaaatgtATTAACAAGCCGCTATCAAGCACAAGGGAGTGCAGGCAGCAGCAATAAACCAGGTTACAATAACAGTTCAAAACTGTTGACGCCCAACAAAACCAGGAGAAACTAAAACTAAAAAGCACAGCATAAAAACAGATGCCACACGAAAAACAAAGGCTGCTAAAATCTCCAAATAACAGAATTTTACTCAAACATATTAAGCCAAAACCTCAAACTCCGAAAAACAGCCGGCAAACAATTTACTCAAACAGACCCTAATTCACTAAAAACTGCAGCACTCCGAACCACGCTGCAGCACCAACAAGCAAGACTTCCCGCAAATCAAAAAACAACATATATCATACTCTTCTAATCCTTTTAACAGATAATTTTACAATATGTGGAGCATTTCCAGCCTTCCAGGTGAATTCCAAGATGAAAATAGTGGGGGTTGTGTTATAAATTTGTAGGCTTATCTCCACTATTTTAAACATATCGCAGGCTTATCTCCTTAAACCTAAACATGCAGGAGGGTTTGAGAACCATTTAGAAATGGGGTAATTTAACCCAGCCAATTCCAAGAAAGGATTTTTTTCACGTTCTAGTATGTCTTCGATCCAAACAGTTttatcttgaaaaaaaaaattccttgaAAAATCATTTGATTACTAATCTTCCAAATTGCCCAGATACAAGCAAACAAAGTGAGCTAACTATTTCCCCAACACTCTTCCACCCAGCACTAACCctataaaattacataagtGACAACTACTAGTCTTTTCCAATAATACAACTACTAGTCCTCAAAAATCAAGTGACTCACCAATTCAATTGAGCGGCAATCTGCAGCAGAACATAATTATCAATCCTCGCCAATGATCCTCCGCTTAACTAGAATGTCTTTTGTTGGAATTCGATTTTAAACCAACTTCTTGACAAACACAGTCAGTCACCTTCAATAGAAGGAAACTATGccaaatattttgattaaactCCTCTCCTTCTCCAACAACGTCCGACCCTCTGTAAAATCCAATATACCGACTTTACATTATACAACCCCAAATGCTCCTCCTTCCAAAAAAAACCTATCTCTCTCACACTCTCTAAAATTAACCCCTTCCTACTCAATAACTAATTGCAATAATATCTTAGGTTTTTATATTAAGTCTAACTCGTCCTTACAAAATCAATCTAAATTCGAAACCCAAtagttttctcttttttctgaACCAGTTGATTTTTTGACAATGTTacaaaatcctttttttttttttttttcatttctagtGAAATCATTAGGATAACGATATTATTGATGAGCAAAAAGATAATTAATAACAAAACTTACTTTTAGGGTTTTGAAGATCCAAGTTatcatctttaatcatcaagCGACCAGGAGCAACAAATTTAGCCATAATAGAGCAAAGATTGGATACTGAAAAAACTCAACacaaattacaaaattatttttttcagattaaatgataaattaaaCAAGAACTTGCAATGagtaacaaaaaagaaaaccttAGATTGAATGTTCTGGGGTTTGGTTATGTAGCGGTGAGAATTGAGAAATGAAGATgccgaagaagaagaagcaaataccGTTTGATTTGAATTTCAGTTATGAGATTTATAGGCGAAACAATTAAGTTCAATTTATCACtaaatagaaaacaattaagttcaatttttttatttttttattttttgcaatttttgttttatttaatggGTGAATTTTTAGATGACTTTCAATTTTCTTCTAATCTCTCTAAATGCTTTCTAGTAGTGATCTAGTTCATTATAGTGACAAGTGgaaatttataatcatatttaatgtttattttttaatgcaTATGATAAATGTATGGTAGTGTGAAATAAGTTCTATAAATGTCAAGGTTACACATAAATATGAATAACATGTACTTAATTTGAATATTAACTAAATTTGAGTGCTCAATTTTCTCAAAGGTCTGGTTTTTGAAGTTGCAAAATGGTTGGAAGTGGAGGTTGCATTATTGGAAAAGTGGAAGAGTGTTGGAGAGAAATTTAGTTTTGTTTGCGGGGCAATTTAGACGATTAGTAATCAATTAGTTCAATCAATTGGACTATTCATTTCATCctctataaaattttaatttaaaatattaaccgTTCGATCTCAAATCAAATGTTCAAACTCATCATACCATCAAATATGAATTCATTATACTCCCCTTTCATACTTGTTGTTCTTTAATTTATACATACTATATTTTGTGTTACGGTGTTAATCACAAGTTTTACTATGACAAGATTAATCTTATGAAAACTAAGAAATTTGACTTAAGTGATTAATAAATTTCACCAATCAACCAACAAATTGTTCAGAAGAATCTGAATTCAATTTTTGAATGGATCAAATCTTGGTCAAATTTCAGTTATCTCGCGTTCAACCTCTGAATTACTACTCTACtttccaaaaataaaacttgACACTTGACACTCCCCTCCGTATGAAATTATAAGCTTCGAGGAAAAAAATGTACTAAAGCTTTTCatgctattttttcaattatatctttaattatttattactctatcttctttcaatttttcaatttattcttTCTCATGCCattaataaagaataattttataaagTAACTCATAATATTTTCTTTCAAGCAACAttagttacatttttttaatggtCAAAACAACCTATAACTAATCGTTAGTTAATTCAGCTGTAATTGATGCCGAACTTCGCAGGGAGAATCACGATTCAATCCCCGTAACTGTGATCGGAAGAtgactgaaaccacttaatgtcagaaccgactttcgaatcagattaaattggtggtgaaaaacaaaatGTCAAAATGACTTATAGGTATTTAGGTATGGATTAAGTATTATGAAAGGGTACCTCCGTAATTTCATCCGGAGTGCGGCGTGGATCATATAAAAGCAGAAGCCGAAGAAATTCAGAAGCACAGAAGAGAGAAACAAACAATGTTGAGAAACTTGTTGTCTGCAACAAAACTCGAATCTTCTTCAAAATGGCGTTTTCAACCTTCTCCTTCTCTTTACTCCACCGCCACCTCCGATCCCGGACCAAAGCTTCTGGTGGTCCAACCCCGTCTCCGTTCCGAAAAGCTCTTACAAGCTAAACTCAACGAAGCATTGTGTCTTGCGAATTCTCTTGAAGATCAACGTGATGGTTATTTTCACACTGATTTCTTTGATAAACCTTTACCTCCTCATGTTCTTGTTCAGAATCCTTCCCTTAAAGGCCATAAACCTCGTGCAGGTTCTTGTTCTAACTCAAATTCTCTATTTTTCTAAACCccatttttgaaattttctatatttgatgtttttttttcctgtttttttaGATACTTATTTTGGACCTGGAACTGTTGATACTATTAAGTGTCATCTAAATGCTGAAGAATCAAAGGTAAGAACAAcaggaaaaaaatgattttgttgcTTTTTCATATGATTGGTTGTTTAGAGtatttgtgagactgtttggaagTAGTTATAAAAATGACTTATGCGATGTTGATTAGTTGTTTGTAGCTTATTTTAACAAGTCtttgttaagagtcccacataaGTTGAGAGATAgtctgaatatatgtttataagtgggggcaatcctcactttacaagtcagttttgtagggttgagttaagtCCAACTTTCAACTCTAAGAGTCTTCCATGACAGCTTATGAAAACAGATTATGACTTACATTATGACATATGTGTTAGAATATTAGATATTCTCGAgtatgtttttaaatttttgtttgacaaactcttgATGCTTCCCGTTAATGCATTGTGAGTTTTAGGGGAGGTGTTAGATAGTAATATATTGGAATTAAAATAGGCCTTTATATTTCTAAGTTAGTAGTCTAGTCCTTTAAAAGTTTTCTATATATTCTCTTGTAACCGTTATTTTGACATGTTATGTTATTCACCATTGATGAAACCCTAGTATCTTTTCCTTTCGCTTGTTTTGGCTATCCTATGGTTAacaatatgaaaacaatttttagcATGTTTGTCCAAACATGACCTAatttagattttgattttttttttgtgtgtgtgtgtgagacaGGGTGAAGTGGATGCTGTTTTTGTTAATGCCATACTGTCTGGTATTCAGCTACGAAACATGGAGGTACGTTATGCTCGTatcatttttattgttattaacattaacaaacaaacattttggtccttgaaCATTTTGTTACTAATAAAAGACACACTTGGGGAATTTTTTGTAATTTCGATACATCTGACTGCAGTGATGTCATTGCTTCACACACATTTTACAGACCAAAATGACTGTTTCCTCGATTTTTTATTTAGGAATGAAAAATTGTGTAATTTTGACAACAATGTCTTGTTATTCTTAGAGGGCTTGGAAGAAACCAGTGGTCGACCGTATTGGTCTTATAATTGAGATTTTCAATGCCCATGCATTCACCAAGGAAGCTAAACTGCAGGTGTGTTTTGTGGTTTCGTTCAGCTATTTGATAGTTAACAGTATTGTAtcttgaattgaattgaatagttAACAGTATTGTATCTTGAATTGAATCTTGTGTTGCTATGTAACTAAGAGTGATATGACATCTGAGTGTGTAGGCTGAACTAGCAGCTCTGTCGTACAAGAAGTCAAGACTTGTTCGTGTTTTAGGCCCTGATGGTCGCTATACATTTGGTGCTTCTGGAGAAGCCGAAGTTGTCAGTGCCCGagggttagatttttttttctctttccactCTTTTTCTGCTGTTTGGTTCTATTTCTGAATTGGAagaaattattattgttttgttttttctaatgGTTAGCGGTGCAACTTGTTGCCCGTTTACCATCcattcaagtgtaattatcttacTTATATAGAAAGATGATAAATATTTTCTAATGTTAATTGTTGAATGGGTTAAATTGCAACTATGCAATTTGAACTCTGATGGTaaaatctattaattttttGCTTGGACATATTGTTTGGATTACCAAACATACTTGTTTAGTTTTCAGTTCACATTGTTATTATGACATACAAATGTGGTTGAAAATTGAATATAATTAAATCACTTTTCTTCACCCGCTCTTTCTCTTTATGCACATATTTTCTGGAAGAATGTGTAATTCTTTGAATCTATGCATGCTCGCCTAATCTATAGTACTGTAATTAGTAAATTGTGATTAGAATAGCAGTGTCTTACCTTAATACTTGTCAATATCAGGAGAGGAAGTGGAGGTGGAGGCCAAGGTTTTATGAGTGGTGCTGGAGAAACTGAACTTCAGCTTCAACGAAGAAGGTATAACTGTCATACAAAATTTTTCAAGATATTACATTTATCCTCAAGCAATTTATTCCTTCTTTTTCTTGGCATATCTTATGGTTTCCTCATAAATTTGTGTTATTTTCAAAGCTGGTTTTTTAGTTTCTCCCTGTATCAAATCATTGCAAATATTTGCTGTAATCGTTTTTGTGGCAACCCTAGTATTTGGAAGGCGGGAATGTTAAGTAAAATTGTATGTTTTAGTCTTAGAAACctaaatttactctgaattaaGGTTTGATCCTACGAAACACTGGTCCTGACTGATTTTCATTAGATGCAATTAACAGAAGCATGTATTGTTACACATTTTGTGGTGTTTCAGACTTCCATGAATGCAGCCTTGTTTGAGATTAACCTGTTCTTGGCATTTAAAATGTAGTTTTGCTGAATATTTTGTC encodes:
- the LOC123921852 gene encoding protein PATRONUS 2 isoform X1 — encoded protein: MAKFVAPGRLMIKDDNLDLQNPKNAVSNVKSKISKTNGKKGGSGMGGRKALNDITNKKSIQPEASSRKKNLPKEEINIKEEMFSHNHTKCIESQKAAMVNFNLEAVLPPDDGIPILEQIKVPGSPRCYPEPVERPMSDFSVWLDNPKQWNSPPPSPLSHDSPPSSPLAWQFKDVEFVPKEEIDV
- the LOC123921852 gene encoding protein PATRONUS 2 isoform X2 produces the protein MAKFVAPGRLMIKDDNLDLQNPKNAVSNVKSKISKTNGKKGGSGMGGRKALNDITNKKSIQPEASSRKKNLPKEEINIKEEMFSHNHTKCIESQKAAMVNFNLEAVLPPDGSRFPSMLPRTSGTANVRFFCLVGQSKAVELSSSFSIIT